The following are encoded in a window of Danaus plexippus chromosome 22 unlocalized genomic scaffold, MEX_DaPlex mxdp_33, whole genome shotgun sequence genomic DNA:
- the LOC133320416 gene encoding uncharacterized protein LOC133320416 codes for MFAVLAAIQLDQDGLQNSQILLQTDNRTVVSYINKEGGTQSLKLLEQTRRLLSVLDKVNMHLIAQYIPGRYNVEVDALSRQKACPEWHLITEATTKIFQMWGCPEIDFFASKTAHVVRTYGTCSLEPGQRTPCYNSSEMAKGVLPIGSSEPSLISNSRSEPCTSRHANRNTPTGSSKITTGSLADFGWQEILTGWTESEQRLLRSSWRDSTLNTYKPAWIRWKKWCDLNSVDHKFPNGSRVARYLAHLHCDIGLAYRTILVHKSVDLSSDFFIKHILRAISISREKLAKPPIWNPKKLLDYVSSHNPNKNSLFDVSRHAATLASGRRIHDLTLLRIDNQSLLYEEGDLIFWPAFGSKTDNANHRRSGWRLKPHPIQNLNTNFWIKRVLTLSSDRRKDLNHLFITPRAVVKPASRTMIGGWVKSLLKDADIEASPGSVKSTWCIMSLIMKNIHELGVLYKSQYKESGAAYTERY; via the exons atgtttgctGTCTTAGCAGCTATTCAACTCGATCAGGATGGCTTGCAAAACTCACAAATACTTCTTCAGACCGACAACCGGACCGTTGTATCATACATAAACAAAGAAGGAGGTACTCAGTCTCTGAAGCTTCTGGAACAAACTCGGCGGCTTCTATCGGTTCTAGACAAAGTGAACATGCATCTAATAGCACAATATATACCGGGCAGATACAATGTAGAAGTCGATGCATTGTCCCGTCAAAAGGCTTGCCCCGAATGGCACTTGATAACAGAAGCAACcacgaaaatatttcaaatgtggGGGTGTccagaaatagattttttcgcATCGAAAACGGCCCACGTAGTTCGGACATAT GGTACTTGCTCACTTGAACCAGGCCAAAGGACTCCATGTTATAATAGCTCCGAAATGGCAAAAGGTGTTTTGCCAATCGGATCTTCAGAACCGAGCCTTATATCTAATTCCAGATCTGAACCGTGTACTTCTAGACACGCGAACAGGAACACACCCACCGGAAGTTCAAAAATTACAACTGGGAGCTTGGCTGATTTCGGGTGGCAGGAAATTTTAACAGGATGGACGGAGTCTGAGCAACGGTTGCTTCGGTCAAGCTGGAGAGATTCTACattgaatacatataaacCAGCATGGATAAGATGGAAGAAGTGGTGTGATTTAAATTCAGTAGATCATAAATTTCCGAACGGAAGTAGAGTAGCGCGGTACCTAGCTCATCTTCATTGCGATATAGGTCTAGCATATAGAACTATTCTTGTTCATAAATCGGTAGATCTATCGTcggatttctttattaaacatattctaaGAGCAATATCAATCTCACGCGAAAAATTGGCAAAGCCACCTATCTGGAACCCAAAAAAGCTACTAGATTATGTGAGTTCGCACAATCCTAATAAAAATAGCCTTTTCGATGTTTCAAGGCATGCCGCGACACTTGCTTCCGGTCGTAGAATTCATGATCTCACGCTCTTGCGAATTGATAATCAGAGTTTATTATATGAGGAAGGTGATTTGATCTTTTGGCCAGCTTTTGGTTCCAAAACCGACAATGCAAACCATAGGCGATCCGGATGGAGGTTAAAACCGCATCCCATTCAAAACTTGAACACGAACTTTTGGATTAAAAGAGTATTGACTCTGAGTTCGGATCGACGAAAAGATTTAAATCACTTATTTATCACACCGAGAGCTGTGGTAAAACCAGCTTCGAGAACAATGATTGGTGGATGGGTAAAGTCACTTTTAAAAGATGCTGATATTGAAGCGTCACCAGGCTCA GTAAAATCTACCTGGTGCATCATGAGTCTTATAATGAAGAATATCCATGAGTtgggtgttttatataagtctcaatataaagaaagtggCGCCGCCTATACAGAGAGGTACTAA